In a genomic window of Macrobrachium nipponense isolate FS-2020 chromosome 10, ASM1510439v2, whole genome shotgun sequence:
- the LOC135224275 gene encoding uncharacterized protein LOC135224275, protein MCNEGINRGDDLSVLTKNYEEMVEAFKCLEYQNDELIQFIYENEDKLAYSSLEEEAQQYILDSERLKCEVSAKIFKGVQDVKATDKSKVKVKKFEPPMFEGNLRDYPTFKEDYENLVKSIYGTDPYALKMCLGGEALQAVKGSEGNYDEMIQRLDDKFGNSRKILDLVVGELRSLKKIYDDDTKGFIKMVDQVEQCWLDLKKVNLSDELNSANVVSHIEKVLPSLQKREWVIKADEVSVTTICS, encoded by the coding sequence ATGTGCAATGAAGGAATCAATCGAGGTGATGATTTATCAGTGTTAACGAAGAACTATGAGGAAATGGTTGAAGCCTTTAAATGCCTAGAGTATCAAAATGATGAActgatacaatttatatatgaaaacgaggATAAGCTAGCCTATAGTAGTTTAGAAGAAGAAGCCCAGCAATATATTTTAGATAGTGAAAGATTAAAATGTGAAGTAAGtgcaaaaatattcaaaggtGTCCAGGATGTAAAGGCAACAGATAAATCGAAGGTTAAAGTAAAGAAATTTGAACCACCAATGTTCGAAGGTAATTTAAGGGACTATCCAACTTTTAAGGAAGATTATGAGAATTTAGTAAAGAGTATATACGGTACTGATCCATATGCTCTCAAAATGTGTCTAGGTGGAGAAGCACTTCAAGCAGTGAAGGGCTCAGAGGGTAAttatgatgaaatgattcaaCGTTTGGATGATAAATTTGGGAATTCAAGAAAGATTCTAGACTTAGTGGTTGGTGAGCTTAGATCTCTGAAGAAAATTTATGATGATGATACCAAAGGATTTATTAAAATGGTCGATCAGGTTGAGCAATGTTGGCTTGATTTAAAAAAGGTAAATCTCTCTGATGAACTTAATAGTGCAAACGTTGTCAGCCATATAGAAAAGGTTTTACCTTCACTTCAAAAGAGAGAATGGGTAATTAAAGCAGATGAGGTATCAGTAACTACAATCTGTTCCTGA